One Micropterus dolomieu isolate WLL.071019.BEF.003 ecotype Adirondacks linkage group LG23, ASM2129224v1, whole genome shotgun sequence DNA window includes the following coding sequences:
- the epn3b gene encoding epsin-3 isoform X1: MTTSALRRQVKNIVHNYSEAEIKVREATSNDPWGPSSSLMSEIADLTFNVVAFAEVMGMVWKRLNDSGKNWRHVYKALTLLDYLLKTGSERVAQQCRENAFTIQTLRDFQYVDRDGRDQGANVREKARQLVCLLRDEERLRQERSQALKTKERMAGGGSGGGGGGGGVYGGIPPSYHPGRRTSQPSMAVLYGEEFSRSRGSPSSFNSSSSSPRAASDLEQARPQTSGEEELQLQLALAMSREESQKEQCCRQGDESLLQKALDESRRESQSGTHEESAMLDLVDIFGPSSEAPPPRTDPWDSTQPTCNVTSDPWDSVAVHSSTPVIGSPWTAPPSSSNASNPWASCANSHADPWEAAPVSSSPVNHEWDSPTDGGGDGTDPFAEQEEEKPKQEVPQVSSPQTASPTDAELFGVKADSDLFAEADSKPDPFGTEPSVKPQVNGRESASPEMFDLSRLAPPLSVVTRVCRTPEAFLGPTGASLVNLDALIPSNPPSKMPNNPFLLGLSAPSPTNPFHCDQPRLTLNQMRPSSTSPLPPHMLSYSPSLPLPLHHQPPTLPSSLTQPPAGLLDLPSNLPQPLLPLSPRPAPRTQSQTQTHSHNPFL, encoded by the exons ATGACAACCTCAGCCCTGCGCCGGCAGGTGAAGAATATTGTGCACAACTATTCAGAAGCAGAGATCAAG GTTCGCGAGGCCACCTCGAACGATCCATGGGGCCCGTCCTCGTCTCTCATGTCAGAGATCGCTGACTTGACCTTCAATGTGGTGGCATTTGCTGAGGTCATGGGCATGGTGTGGAAACGTCTCAACGACAGCGGCAAGAACTGGAGACATGTCTACAAG GCGCTGACTCTGTTGGATTACCTGCTGAAAACAGGATCAGAGAGAGTGGCCCAACAGTGCCGTGAGAACGCATTCACTATTCAG ACGCTACGTGATTTCCAGTACGTGGACCGTGATGGCAGAGACCAGGGGGCCAATGTAAGAGAAAAAGCACGCCAACTAGTATGTCTGCTCCGGGATGAGGAGCGGCTCCGTCAGGAGAGAAGTCAAGCCCTAAAGACCAAGGAACGAATGGCTGGGGGAGGCAGCGGAGGAGgcggagggggtgggggtgtgtaCGGAGGTATCCCCCCGTCCTACCACCCAGGCAGGCGAACAAGCCAGCCCAGCATGGCTGTGCTCTATGGGGAAGAGTTCAGCCGCTCCAGAggctctccctcctcctttaaCT CCTCGTCCTCGTCTCCTCGCGCCGCCTCAGACCTGGAGCAGGCCCGACCTCAGACCAGCGgggaggaggagctgcagctccaGCTGGCCTTAGCCATGAGCAGGGAGGAGAGTCAGAAG GAGCAATGCTGTCGCCAAGGAGACGAGTCTCTTTTACAGAAGGCCCTGGatgagagcaggagagagagccaGTCAGGGACACATGAGGAG TCAGCCATGCTGGACTTGGTGGACATATTTGGCCCTTCATCTGAGGCCCCACCTCCACGTACTGACCCTTGGGACTCTACCCAGCCCACCTGTAATGTCACCTCTGACCCCTGGGACTCTGTAG CAGTCCACTCCAGCACTCCTGTGATTGGCAGCCCATGGACTGCCCCTCCCTCATCCTCCAACGCATCCAATCCTTGGGCTTCGTGTGCCAACTCGCATGCAGACCCCTGGGAAGCAGCGCCTGTCTCCTCCAGTCCTGTCAATCATGAGTGGGACAGCCCGACAGACGGAG GTGGTGATGGGACAGATCCCTTTGCTGAGCAGGAAGAAGAGAAGCCTAAACAAGAGGTCCCTCAAGTGTCCTCCCCTCAAACTGCAAGTCCCACAG ACGCAGAGCTGTTTGGGGTAAAGGCAGACTCTGACCTATTTGCTGAAGCAGATTCCAAGCCAGATCCATTTGGGACAGAACCTTCGGTGAAACCCCAGGTCAACGGACGAGAGTCGGCCAGCCCAGAGATGTTTGACCTGTCTCGGCTAGCACCCCCACTCAGCGTCGTCACACGTGTGTGTCGAACCCCAGAGGCCTTTCTGGGACCTACGGGGGCCTCGCTGGTCAATTTAGATGCTCTGATACCCTCCAACCCCCCTAGCAAGATGCCGAACAACCCCTTCCTCTTAG GTCTGAGTGCTCCGTCTCCCACTAACCCCTTCCACTGCGACCAGCCTCGCCTCACCCTCAACCAAATGCGGCCATCCTCTACATCCCCACTGCCCCCCCACATGCTCTCCTACAGCCCGTCACTGCCCCTGCCCCTGCACCATCAGCCACccaccctcccctcctctctcacgCAACCTCCTGCCGGACTCCTGGACCTTCCCTCTAACCTCCCACAGCCCCTGCTTCCCCTTTCTCCACGACCGGCGCCCCGCACTCAGTcgcagacacagacacacagccacAACCCCTTCCTCTGA
- the epn3b gene encoding epsin-3 isoform X2 yields the protein MTTSALRRQVKNIVHNYSEAEIKVREATSNDPWGPSSSLMSEIADLTFNVVAFAEVMGMVWKRLNDSGKNWRHVYKALTLLDYLLKTGSERVAQQCRENAFTIQTLRDFQYVDRDGRDQGANVREKARQLVCLLRDEERLRQERSQALKTKERMAGGGSGGGGGGGGVYGGIPPSYHPGRRTSQPSMAVLYGEEFSRSRGSPSSFNSSSSSPRAASDLEQARPQTSGEEELQLQLALAMSREESQKEQCCRQGDESLLQKALDESRRESQSGTHEESAMLDLVDIFGPSSEAPPPRTDPWDSTQPTCNVTSDPWDSVVHSSTPVIGSPWTAPPSSSNASNPWASCANSHADPWEAAPVSSSPVNHEWDSPTDGGGDGTDPFAEQEEEKPKQEVPQVSSPQTASPTDAELFGVKADSDLFAEADSKPDPFGTEPSVKPQVNGRESASPEMFDLSRLAPPLSVVTRVCRTPEAFLGPTGASLVNLDALIPSNPPSKMPNNPFLLGLSAPSPTNPFHCDQPRLTLNQMRPSSTSPLPPHMLSYSPSLPLPLHHQPPTLPSSLTQPPAGLLDLPSNLPQPLLPLSPRPAPRTQSQTQTHSHNPFL from the exons ATGACAACCTCAGCCCTGCGCCGGCAGGTGAAGAATATTGTGCACAACTATTCAGAAGCAGAGATCAAG GTTCGCGAGGCCACCTCGAACGATCCATGGGGCCCGTCCTCGTCTCTCATGTCAGAGATCGCTGACTTGACCTTCAATGTGGTGGCATTTGCTGAGGTCATGGGCATGGTGTGGAAACGTCTCAACGACAGCGGCAAGAACTGGAGACATGTCTACAAG GCGCTGACTCTGTTGGATTACCTGCTGAAAACAGGATCAGAGAGAGTGGCCCAACAGTGCCGTGAGAACGCATTCACTATTCAG ACGCTACGTGATTTCCAGTACGTGGACCGTGATGGCAGAGACCAGGGGGCCAATGTAAGAGAAAAAGCACGCCAACTAGTATGTCTGCTCCGGGATGAGGAGCGGCTCCGTCAGGAGAGAAGTCAAGCCCTAAAGACCAAGGAACGAATGGCTGGGGGAGGCAGCGGAGGAGgcggagggggtgggggtgtgtaCGGAGGTATCCCCCCGTCCTACCACCCAGGCAGGCGAACAAGCCAGCCCAGCATGGCTGTGCTCTATGGGGAAGAGTTCAGCCGCTCCAGAggctctccctcctcctttaaCT CCTCGTCCTCGTCTCCTCGCGCCGCCTCAGACCTGGAGCAGGCCCGACCTCAGACCAGCGgggaggaggagctgcagctccaGCTGGCCTTAGCCATGAGCAGGGAGGAGAGTCAGAAG GAGCAATGCTGTCGCCAAGGAGACGAGTCTCTTTTACAGAAGGCCCTGGatgagagcaggagagagagccaGTCAGGGACACATGAGGAG TCAGCCATGCTGGACTTGGTGGACATATTTGGCCCTTCATCTGAGGCCCCACCTCCACGTACTGACCCTTGGGACTCTACCCAGCCCACCTGTAATGTCACCTCTGACCCCTGGGACTCTGTAG TCCACTCCAGCACTCCTGTGATTGGCAGCCCATGGACTGCCCCTCCCTCATCCTCCAACGCATCCAATCCTTGGGCTTCGTGTGCCAACTCGCATGCAGACCCCTGGGAAGCAGCGCCTGTCTCCTCCAGTCCTGTCAATCATGAGTGGGACAGCCCGACAGACGGAG GTGGTGATGGGACAGATCCCTTTGCTGAGCAGGAAGAAGAGAAGCCTAAACAAGAGGTCCCTCAAGTGTCCTCCCCTCAAACTGCAAGTCCCACAG ACGCAGAGCTGTTTGGGGTAAAGGCAGACTCTGACCTATTTGCTGAAGCAGATTCCAAGCCAGATCCATTTGGGACAGAACCTTCGGTGAAACCCCAGGTCAACGGACGAGAGTCGGCCAGCCCAGAGATGTTTGACCTGTCTCGGCTAGCACCCCCACTCAGCGTCGTCACACGTGTGTGTCGAACCCCAGAGGCCTTTCTGGGACCTACGGGGGCCTCGCTGGTCAATTTAGATGCTCTGATACCCTCCAACCCCCCTAGCAAGATGCCGAACAACCCCTTCCTCTTAG GTCTGAGTGCTCCGTCTCCCACTAACCCCTTCCACTGCGACCAGCCTCGCCTCACCCTCAACCAAATGCGGCCATCCTCTACATCCCCACTGCCCCCCCACATGCTCTCCTACAGCCCGTCACTGCCCCTGCCCCTGCACCATCAGCCACccaccctcccctcctctctcacgCAACCTCCTGCCGGACTCCTGGACCTTCCCTCTAACCTCCCACAGCCCCTGCTTCCCCTTTCTCCACGACCGGCGCCCCGCACTCAGTcgcagacacagacacacagccacAACCCCTTCCTCTGA